The Mytilus trossulus isolate FHL-02 chromosome 3, PNRI_Mtr1.1.1.hap1, whole genome shotgun sequence genome contains a region encoding:
- the LOC134710356 gene encoding leucine-rich repeat protein soc-2-like — translation MAGVVYDYLSFVANDVIFFSDDVQTTTIAVAIASSLCCSIVWAVFHIINVVQPTKGTVKAKSATLSIYTGKIHASRKSCQPVCLDGSFLLQQDEVEVPCVRCGKYYADANCRFVTCKQCCFSVTACNFHHLNKDIKGRQYRSDGQQQLQEIDLSQCQIQQCPERLGFIGAQLTLLNLAQNKLTSLPSEIGCLRGLTDLFIDHNNITIIPDSLGSLVNLESLNLSFNQIYTLPDTICSLQNLKVLKADHNNMEDIPMCIGQLHHLVKLYLEYNKLKYFNIICSSLGHLEILVLNNNPVSTLPDEIRNMIHLHELDVSSCDLHNIPKAICYCPNLETLNLSNNQLSVLPVEIGRLPSLKNLQLNNNKLQYLPTTLKVDKYDSISVSGNQFLLEDSLIEVYTPNNLFPSLLEKALRFVCNHGNYKIDILPQTLQDILTEIKTCTGCGQIFFTYYKSSIELQQTTQGTIPFYSQICSPHNTQMCNQT, via the exons ATGGCTGGTGTGGTTTATGACTATCTATCATTTGTGGCCAATGATGTGATTTTCTTCAGTGATGATGTTCAAACTACAACGATAGCTGTAGCCATAGCTAGTTCTTTATGTTGTTCTATAGTGTGGGCAGTGTTTCATATCATAAATGTTGTACAGCCTACTAAAGGAACAGTTAAAGCCAAATCAGCAACTCTATCTATTTATACTGGTAAAATTCATGCTTCAAGGAAATCTTGTCAACCA GTATGTCTAGACGGTTCATTCTTACTACAGCAGGATGAAGTTGAGGTGCCATGTGTAAG ATGTGGCAAGTACTATGCTGATGCCAATTGTAGATTTGTAACCTGTAAACAGTGCTGTTTTTCTGTTACTGCTTGTAACTTCCATCACCTCAATAAAGATATTAAAGGTCGTCAGTATAGGTCAGATGGTCAACAACAGCTACAAGAGATTGATCTAAG tcagTGTCAAATACAGCAGTGTCCAGAAAGACTTGGATTTATTGGTGCTCAGCTTACTTTACTTAATCTTGCTCAGAATAAACTTACTAGCTTACCTTCAGAAATAGGATGTTTGAGAGGCCTTACAGATTTGTTTATTGACCACAATAATATTACTATCATACCT GATTCACTTGGATCATTAGTCAATCTAGAATCACTCAACCTatcatttaatcaaatatatacattacCAG ataCAATCTGTTCTTTGCAAAACTTAAAAGTGCTTAAAGCTGACCATAACAATATGGAAGATATACCAATGTGTATTGGTCAGCTACATCATCTTGTTAAACTGTATTTAGA ATACAATAAACTCAAATACTTCAACATAATATGTTCCTCACTAGGACACCTTGAG ATCTTGGTATTAAATAATAACCCTGTTTCTACTCTCCCTGATGAGATCAGAAATATGATTCATCTTCATGAATTAGATGTCTCATCGTGTGATCTACACAACATTCCAAAGGCTATTTGTTATTGTCCAAATTTGGAGACACTTAATTTGTCAAACAATCA ATTGTCTGTGCTACCTGTTGAAATAGGACGGCTTCCCAGTCTAAAGAACCTACAACTCAATAATAACAAACTGCAGTACCTACCAACTACATTAAAAGTGGATAAATATGACAGTATCTCAG TTTCAGGAAATCAATTCCTGTTAGAAGACAGTTTGATTGAAGTATATACTCCAAATAATCTATTCCCATCGTTACTGGAGAAAGCTTTAAGATTCGTATGTAACCATGGGAACTACAAAATTGATATCCTACCACAAACATTACAAG atattttgaCAGAAATAAAGACATGTACAGGATGTGGTcagatattttttacatattataagTCTTCTATAGAATtacaacagacaacacaggGAACCATTCCATTTTACTCACAGATATGCTCACCACATAATACACAAATGTGTAATCAAACGTAA